A part of Candidatus Electrothrix aestuarii genomic DNA contains:
- a CDS encoding HEPN domain-containing protein, whose product MSEYDIETAQAMLQSGRYLYVGFMAHQSVEKILKACYVKDNGKPAPFSHSLSYLAKKADIYDAFSENQKLFIDMLEPMNIECRYPTHKEQLLRSLTEERCKEILANAKELQQWIKKKL is encoded by the coding sequence TTGTCAGAATATGATATTGAAACAGCCCAAGCTATGCTGCAAAGCGGGCGGTATCTTTATGTCGGCTTTATGGCCCATCAGTCAGTTGAAAAGATACTCAAAGCCTGTTATGTGAAAGATAACGGCAAACCGGCTCCTTTTTCCCACAGTTTGTCTTACCTCGCAAAGAAGGCGGACATTTATGATGCTTTTTCAGAGAACCAGAAACTTTTTATCGATATGCTCGAACCGATGAATATTGAGTGCAGATACCCGACGCACAAAGAGCAGCTATTGAGAAGTTTGACGGAAGAACGCTGTAAAGAGATACTTGCAAATGCAAAGGAACTGCAACAATGGATAAAGAAGAAGTTATAA
- a CDS encoding nucleotidyltransferase domain-containing protein, protein MDKEEVIRKLVQYKRLLSQYMSFDKMMLFGSYARGTQREDSDVDVAIIVDEMQGDYFSTRPLLWRIRREVDDRIEPVLLETKHDQGGFLKEIMKNGILIQDS, encoded by the coding sequence ATGGATAAAGAAGAAGTTATAAGGAAACTGGTACAGTACAAGCGTCTCCTGTCACAATATATGTCGTTCGATAAAATGATGCTCTTCGGTTCTTATGCGCGGGGAACTCAACGGGAAGACAGCGATGTGGATGTCGCGATAATAGTTGATGAGATGCAGGGGGATTATTTTTCCACAAGACCGCTGCTCTGGAGAATCAGGAGAGAAGTGGATGACAGGATTGAACCGGTTCTTCTCGAAACAAAACATGACCAAGGCGGTTTTCTGAAGGAAATAATGAAAAACGGAATTCTGATACAGGATTCCTGA
- a CDS encoding radical SAM protein, producing the protein MLFPSAPLSYAVELTYACNNSCTGCANVWGTRRQQTLTNWRNLFDRIAPPEDPSKYAELIRLTGGEPTLHPELTQIVEHIDSLGIAHVLFTNGRWTDPASIIDLYQGQKNCLGMLVSLHGSTPAAHNTLVGDTNAFGQTCANIRLAADAGIEVFTNTILTKDSCEQVQEIIHLSQELGAEYAVFNRFLGGDNPYQPGKEQLRQAVLLIENLHRQGVSCRIGNCVPKCFAPNSTEGSNAGIEHCAISPEGLVRPDNLTSTVFGNIFEQPITEIWQSEQAQLYRQQIAPACLECVELSRCRGGDRSATLEQGEQQDPLMTGPIQEAEQKPIHLDPSWKPLARFRIREEPFGYLVTRYNWSVPVAYEAKPVLDAVNGEYTLAEIHERFGDEALELIGRLYQEDCLGFE; encoded by the coding sequence ATGCTCTTCCCCTCAGCCCCCCTGTCCTACGCCGTAGAACTCACCTACGCCTGCAACAACTCCTGCACCGGCTGTGCCAATGTCTGGGGAACCCGCCGCCAACAGACCCTGACTAATTGGCGAAACCTCTTTGATCGCATTGCCCCGCCTGAAGACCCCAGTAAATATGCCGAACTCATCCGCCTGACCGGCGGTGAACCAACCCTCCATCCTGAATTGACCCAAATCGTTGAACACATTGATTCTCTAGGCATCGCCCATGTCCTGTTTACCAACGGACGTTGGACCGATCCTGCCTCTATCATCGACCTGTATCAAGGCCAGAAAAACTGCCTGGGTATGCTTGTCAGCCTGCACGGAAGCACCCCTGCTGCCCATAATACTTTGGTAGGGGATACCAACGCCTTTGGACAAACCTGTGCAAATATTCGTCTGGCCGCTGATGCCGGGATAGAGGTCTTTACCAATACCATCCTGACTAAAGACAGCTGCGAACAGGTTCAAGAGATCATCCACCTTTCCCAGGAACTTGGTGCGGAATACGCAGTGTTCAATCGTTTTTTGGGAGGAGATAACCCGTATCAACCTGGCAAAGAGCAGCTTCGGCAAGCTGTCTTGCTGATTGAAAACCTGCACAGACAGGGCGTATCCTGCCGAATCGGCAACTGTGTGCCAAAATGCTTTGCCCCCAATTCCACCGAAGGCTCCAATGCAGGAATAGAGCATTGTGCGATTTCGCCAGAAGGTCTTGTCCGCCCGGATAATCTCACCAGCACCGTGTTCGGAAATATTTTTGAACAACCTATCACAGAGATTTGGCAATCGGAACAGGCGCAACTGTACCGACAGCAGATTGCTCCGGCCTGTCTGGAATGTGTTGAGTTATCTCGATGCCGGGGGGGAGATCGATCTGCCACCCTGGAACAGGGTGAACAACAAGATCCCCTGATGACAGGCCCCATTCAGGAGGCAGAACAGAAACCCATCCATCTGGACCCGAGCTGGAAGCCGCTTGCCCGCTTTCGCATCAGGGAGGAACCCTTCGGATACCTGGTAACCCGCTATAATTGGTCAGTACCGGTAGCGTATGAAGCAAAACCTGTTCTGGATGCAGTGAATGGAGAGTATACCCTGGCAGAAATTCACGAACGTTTCGGAGATGAGGCCCTGGAGCTGATCGGGCGCTTGTACCAGGAGGATTGTTTGGGCTTTGAATAA